From Drosophila virilis strain 15010-1051.87 chromosome X, Dvir_AGI_RSII-ME, whole genome shotgun sequence, the proteins below share one genomic window:
- the LOC138911531 gene encoding chromo domain-containing protein rhino-like — MDGPQVAVRLNSKGDVIYGWERGRDLIKICDAFTFKEELWFLVLWEGYEMLEAVPAILLGHNFPLMVIEYCENIVIFEPEQSD; from the coding sequence ATGGACGGACCTCAAGTGGCTGTACGTTTGAATAGCAAGGGCGATGTTATATATGGCTGGGAGCGCGGACGTGATTTGATAAAAATCTGCGATGCTTTCACATTCAAGGAGGAACTGTGGTTTCTGGTCCTTTGGGAGGGCTACGAAATGCTGGAGGCGGTGCCAGCGATTCTTTTGGGTCACAACTTTCCCCTAATGGTCATAGAATACTGTGAGAATATTGTCATATTCGAGCCAGAGCAATCGGattga